One Methylocapsa sp. D3K7 DNA window includes the following coding sequences:
- a CDS encoding flagellar hook protein FlgE → MGLFSAMNASVSGMNAQANLLATVSENISNSNTTGYKQASTLFRDIVDQVGATGDYSAGGVTTLVRYNVAEQGGLSSTSSATDLAIQGNGFFLVDDSNGATYLTRAGSFVENSSGNLVNAAGYTLMGYNLAPGAGGVTLSSAGLTPVNINSTALIAAPSTAGTFTANLNSNAATLTGAPSFTNFTSKSSVIAYDSLGNPVTLDTVFSKTGANTWQVDVYNDAAPGTPLTTQTLTFDPSSGALAPPSPTSLSIAVPGGVTASLNIASTTQLASSFAVSQATMDGNAPSQVKSVSISSDGTLSYVFANGSQVAAYKIPLGNVISPDSLSNISGDVFQVNSDSGDLVIGVAGTGGLGQVQSSELENSTVDLATQLTDMIVAQRGYEANTKVFQTGSDLLAQLNNMLK, encoded by the coding sequence ATGGGCCTTTTTAGCGCAATGAATGCAAGCGTGTCCGGAATGAATGCGCAAGCCAATCTTCTTGCGACCGTTTCGGAAAATATTTCGAATTCGAACACGACAGGATACAAGCAAGCCTCGACGTTGTTCCGGGATATCGTCGATCAGGTCGGCGCCACGGGCGATTATAGCGCCGGCGGGGTCACCACCTTGGTCCGCTACAATGTTGCGGAGCAAGGCGGCCTCTCAAGCACGAGTTCGGCGACAGATCTTGCGATCCAGGGCAATGGGTTCTTCCTCGTCGATGATTCGAACGGGGCGACTTACCTCACCCGGGCCGGATCCTTCGTCGAGAACTCCTCCGGTAATCTGGTCAACGCGGCGGGCTATACTTTGATGGGTTACAACCTTGCCCCTGGCGCGGGCGGCGTGACGCTGAGTTCCGCCGGATTGACACCTGTCAATATCAACTCGACCGCGCTGATCGCGGCGCCATCGACGGCAGGCACGTTCACCGCCAATCTCAATTCCAACGCCGCGACGCTCACCGGCGCTCCCTCCTTCACAAATTTCACCAGCAAGTCTTCCGTCATTGCCTACGACAGTCTTGGCAATCCCGTAACCTTGGATACTGTTTTTTCGAAGACGGGAGCCAACACATGGCAAGTCGACGTCTACAACGATGCGGCACCGGGAACCCCGCTGACAACCCAAACACTCACGTTCGATCCGTCGAGCGGAGCCTTGGCGCCGCCCTCTCCAACCTCTCTTTCCATTGCTGTTCCCGGCGGGGTGACCGCCTCGCTCAATATTGCGAGCACGACGCAATTGGCATCCAGTTTTGCGGTGTCGCAGGCGACCATGGACGGCAATGCTCCGAGCCAAGTGAAAAGCGTCAGCATTTCCTCGGACGGCACGCTTTCCTATGTCTTCGCGAACGGCAGCCAGGTCGCTGCCTACAAGATCCCTCTAGGCAATGTCATTAGCCCGGACAGTCTCAGCAATATCTCGGGTGACGTCTTCCAGGTCAATTCGGATTCCGGGGATCTCGTGATCGGTGTCGCCGGGACCGGCGGCCTGGGACAGGTTCAATCATCGGAGCTTGAGAATTCGACCGTGGATTTGGCGACGCAGCTCACCGATATGATCGTCGCGCAGCGCGGTTATGAGGCGAATACGAAGGTCTTTCAAACGGGGTCGGATCTGCTGGCGCAACTCAACAATATGCTGAAATAA
- a CDS encoding flagellar hook-associated family protein: protein MTSYISTQSISSSMRQSILKMQAELAASQTELSTGTYADIGQTLGARTGDSLSLQAQSSLLQTITDTNQTVATRLDTTQTILGSLQSNAQDLLNSLIESNGSNSNAGTIQASGESNLQSLISSLNSTLGGDYIFSGTNTSNQAITDYYGPAAPNKAAVDSAFTAAFGIPQTNAGVSAISASSMQTFLDTAFAPLFQGANWAAGWSSASSQTLTNRIAESQTVDTSVSANHPAFQQLAQAYTMIADLGTQNLSSPAYQTVTTVARNLLTSAISSLTDLQAGVGLVQSDINDATNQMSLQMNILSTQIGNLESVNPYEITTRVTDLQTQIETSYSLTAQLQQLSLVKYL, encoded by the coding sequence ATGACATCCTACATTTCGACGCAGTCGATATCGTCTTCGATGCGCCAATCCATTTTGAAGATGCAGGCGGAACTTGCTGCCAGCCAAACCGAACTGTCCACGGGCACATACGCGGACATCGGTCAAACGCTCGGTGCGCGAACCGGCGATAGCCTCTCCCTTCAGGCGCAAAGTTCTCTTTTGCAAACGATTACAGACACAAACCAAACGGTGGCGACGCGCCTCGACACAACTCAGACTATTTTGGGAAGCTTGCAATCCAATGCGCAGGATCTTCTCAATTCCCTGATCGAAAGCAACGGCTCAAATTCGAATGCAGGCACGATCCAGGCATCGGGTGAGAGCAATCTTCAAAGTCTCATTTCCAGCCTCAATTCCACCCTCGGCGGCGATTATATTTTTTCCGGGACGAATACCAGCAACCAGGCCATCACCGATTATTACGGACCGGCGGCGCCGAACAAGGCGGCCGTTGACAGCGCTTTCACCGCGGCGTTCGGCATACCGCAGACAAATGCCGGAGTGTCGGCAATCAGCGCCAGCAGCATGCAAACGTTCTTGGACACGGCATTCGCGCCTTTGTTCCAGGGCGCCAACTGGGCCGCCGGATGGTCGTCCGCATCAAGCCAAACATTGACCAACCGGATTGCCGAGAGCCAAACGGTCGACACGTCGGTGAGCGCCAACCACCCGGCATTTCAGCAGCTTGCGCAAGCCTATACGATGATTGCCGATCTCGGCACGCAAAATCTCAGTTCGCCAGCCTATCAAACCGTGACCACCGTGGCCCGCAATCTTTTGACTTCGGCGATTTCCTCTCTGACCGATCTTCAAGCCGGCGTCGGTTTGGTTCAGTCGGATATCAACGACGCTACCAACCAAATGTCGCTGCAAATGAACATATTATCGACACAGATTGGCAATCTCGAAAGCGTAAACCCCTATGAAATCACCACACGTGTCACGGACTTACAGACGCAAATCGAAACATCCTACTCATTAACTGCGCAACTTCAGCAGCTCAGCCTCGTTAAATATCTATAA
- a CDS encoding molybdopterin-binding protein, which produces MTQAAAVTAALLVIGDEILSGRTQDQNIAYLAGYLTKIGIDMREARVVPDVTAEIVTAVNALRTRYDYLFTTGGIGPTHDDITADAVAEALGVEISEDPRAIKLLLERMKPEDLNAARRRMTRIPHGAELVKNRISTAPGFWIANVIVLAGVPAIMQAMLDDVAPKLATGTPMIVETISADSLPEGAYAAALGTLAAVNPELSIGSYPAFRDGGFHNEIVVRGKDKERVAAAVAAIKALLLGLVKARART; this is translated from the coding sequence ATGACGCAAGCTGCGGCCGTCACGGCGGCCCTCCTCGTCATCGGCGACGAGATCCTCTCCGGCCGCACCCAGGATCAGAACATTGCCTATCTTGCCGGTTACCTCACCAAGATCGGCATCGATATGCGCGAAGCCCGCGTCGTTCCAGATGTGACGGCCGAGATTGTCACGGCAGTCAATGCGCTCCGCACGCGTTACGATTATCTGTTCACCACCGGCGGCATCGGCCCGACGCATGACGACATCACCGCCGATGCCGTGGCCGAGGCGCTTGGCGTCGAAATTTCGGAAGATCCGCGCGCGATAAAGCTTCTGCTTGAGCGCATGAAGCCGGAGGATCTTAACGCGGCGCGCCGCCGCATGACCCGCATTCCGCATGGCGCCGAATTGGTCAAAAACCGGATTTCCACCGCGCCCGGTTTTTGGATTGCCAATGTCATCGTCCTTGCCGGAGTCCCGGCGATCATGCAGGCCATGCTCGACGATGTCGCGCCTAAGCTTGCCACAGGCACACCGATGATCGTCGAGACGATTTCAGCTGACAGCCTGCCGGAAGGCGCCTATGCGGCAGCGCTCGGCACTCTCGCTGCTGTCAATCCGGAGCTGTCGATTGGCTCCTATCCCGCCTTCCGCGACGGCGGCTTCCACAATGAGATCGTGGTTCGTGGCAAGGACAAGGAACGCGTCGCGGCTGCCGTGGCGGCGATCAAAGCGTTGCTTTTGGGACTGGTCAAGGCGCGGGCCAGAACCTAA
- the flgK gene encoding flagellar hook-associated protein FlgK: protein MSLSSASNIAKSGLNTVSAESSVLSRNITGASDTATYSRKIANVISTLDGSRVASVTRASNLAVFGNLLGATSASATQNAISDGLDTLNQTVGDVSSSGSSTTSNSTSPAALLSNFTNALQSYEASPSSSTLAAAAVSAAAAAARGLNSAVATVNQVREQADSGIAASVQTINSLLGQFQTVNAQIVGGSATGGDVTDLQDSRDSILTKLAQQIGITTTTGSNGDMSIYTDSGVTLFQGGAARSVTFSPTNTYTAATSGNAVFADGIPITGNSAAMPVATGKIAGLASLRDSLAVTYQAQLDGIAGALINAFSETDQAAPGPDLPGLFTTQGATSLPTSTTGLAGQITVNPSVDPSQGGNALLLRDGGISDTANSDYTYNTTGDASYTARLSQLLAKLSATQTYSASGGIITSANLSDYAAASVSWLEAQRSDVSSQSNYQSTLLSTAATALSNATGVNINDEMSKMLDLENSYSATAKLLTTIDGMFSMLMTDLGNLPA from the coding sequence ATGAGCCTTTCCAGCGCGTCAAATATCGCGAAATCTGGTCTAAATACGGTGTCGGCGGAATCGTCTGTTCTGTCGCGCAACATCACCGGCGCCAGCGATACGGCCACCTATTCGCGCAAGATCGCCAATGTGATCTCGACGCTCGATGGTTCGCGTGTTGCCTCCGTCACCCGGGCGTCGAATTTGGCGGTCTTTGGAAATTTGCTGGGAGCAACTTCCGCAAGTGCCACCCAGAATGCGATTTCGGACGGTCTCGATACGCTCAACCAAACAGTTGGGGACGTTTCGAGCAGCGGCTCCAGCACCACGTCGAATTCGACTTCCCCAGCCGCCTTGTTGAGCAACTTCACCAATGCGCTTCAGTCCTATGAAGCGTCGCCAAGCAGTTCGACCTTGGCAGCTGCCGCTGTGTCCGCCGCGGCCGCCGCCGCGCGGGGATTGAACAGCGCCGTGGCGACGGTGAATCAAGTCCGCGAACAGGCTGATTCGGGGATCGCCGCATCTGTTCAGACGATCAATTCGCTGCTCGGACAATTTCAGACAGTCAACGCGCAAATCGTCGGTGGGAGCGCCACCGGTGGCGACGTTACTGACCTGCAAGACTCGCGCGACAGCATTCTCACCAAGCTCGCCCAGCAAATAGGGATAACAACAACCACCGGCTCCAACGGTGATATGTCGATTTATACCGATAGCGGCGTCACCCTTTTTCAAGGCGGCGCGGCGAGAAGCGTAACATTTTCCCCGACCAATACCTATACGGCCGCGACGAGTGGCAACGCGGTTTTCGCCGATGGCATTCCGATTACCGGCAACTCGGCGGCGATGCCCGTGGCGACAGGCAAAATCGCCGGCCTTGCAAGTCTGCGCGACTCGCTCGCAGTGACCTATCAGGCGCAATTGGATGGCATCGCGGGAGCTCTGATCAACGCATTCTCGGAAACCGATCAGGCTGCCCCCGGTCCCGATCTACCGGGTCTTTTCACCACGCAAGGCGCCACATCACTTCCAACGAGCACCACAGGGCTTGCCGGCCAAATCACAGTGAACCCAAGCGTCGATCCAAGCCAAGGCGGCAACGCCCTGTTGCTGCGTGATGGCGGCATCTCGGATACCGCAAATTCCGACTACACCTACAATACAACAGGGGATGCCAGCTATACGGCGCGTCTCTCCCAATTGCTCGCCAAACTGTCGGCAACACAGACGTACAGCGCAAGTGGCGGCATCATCACCAGTGCAAACTTAAGCGATTACGCAGCGGCATCGGTCAGTTGGCTCGAAGCGCAGCGCTCGGATGTTTCGTCCCAAAGCAATTATCAAAGCACATTGCTCAGCACCGCGGCGACCGCCTTATCCAATGCGACAGGCGTCAATATCAACGATGAAATGTCCAAAATGCTCGATCTCGAAAACTCATATTCGGCGACGGCGAAATTACTTACAACGATCGACGGTATGTTCAGCATGCTTATGACAGATTTGGGGAACCTTCCGGCATGA
- the flaF gene encoding flagellar biosynthesis regulator FlaF, producing MATAAGAMYQLSYAEHLADDPKVCRDRERHALEHAAGLLRKAEAAGTLSAEANEALSYVSKLWNVFIQDLVDPENDLPDVLRADLVMVGLWIVKEAALIRSSQSQNYRGIADVCLMIRDGLK from the coding sequence ATGGCAACGGCGGCAGGCGCGATGTATCAACTTTCCTATGCCGAGCATCTCGCCGATGATCCCAAGGTTTGCCGCGATCGCGAGCGTCATGCCCTGGAGCATGCAGCTGGTCTTCTGCGGAAGGCCGAGGCAGCAGGCACGCTATCGGCTGAAGCGAACGAGGCGCTCAGCTACGTCAGCAAACTATGGAATGTTTTCATTCAGGATCTTGTCGATCCAGAAAATGACCTGCCGGATGTTTTGCGTGCCGATTTGGTGATGGTCGGGCTTTGGATCGTCAAGGAAGCCGCTTTAATACGTTCATCGCAATCACAAAATTATCGTGGCATAGCAGATGTCTGTCTGATGATCCGCGATGGGCTGAAGTGA